The Culex pipiens pallens isolate TS chromosome 2, TS_CPP_V2, whole genome shotgun sequence DNA window CAGTTTGCTGAAAGAACGGAGTTGATCATGATTGGTGGGAGAAAAAGGAGGACCATACTCACGTTTCAGCGAGGTGATTCATCACGGATACAATGCGACCTCGCTTGCCGGCGTACACTCCGGTTCCGGTGCTTCCAACTTCCGGATTACTCGCTCCAGCCGCCAGTAGATTCACATTGTTCTTGTACGCCCAGGCCTGCTGGATTTGAACACCAGTCAGGAACGGTAGCTCCGAGAACCACATCGTAGGGAAGATAATGTCAGTTATTCCGCTACGAACCAGTTTCAGCGCCGGCTCATCGAACATGAGATCGAAACAGATGAACGTCCCGAAGGTAACACCGAAATCTGTTTCAAACGTGACATGCCCAGCCGAAACTGTAGTGTTGATGCCGGCTTCTCCAAACAGGTTGAACTTCCGATACCGTGCTATGACGATTCCACGGTGATCAAAGACCACATTCGTATTGAAGTGGTTCAAACCATCACTCGCACAAGGTCGTTCATCGCCGTTCTCCGGACAGCTTGCCTTCTCGACCACATTCACCACCAAATACAGCTGCTTCGTACCGGCCAAACAGGACAAATCGCGTAAGATCGGCTCGTACCGCAGGTTGTTGCACGGAGCTACCTTCTCCGCTGGATCTGGAACAAACGAAGCCGTTTCGATAGCATTCGCTGTAGACTCCGGGAACACCAAAATATCCAGCGGATCCGCATCGGGTGAGTTGATGATCTCCTTGTACTTGGCCAGCGTCCGAGCAACGTACGTCCCCGGACTGTCGGTCGTCGTCCATTTGTCCTTGGAGCTGAACTCTACCACCCCAGCCCAGTAGTGATCATCTTCTGGCGAAGATAGCTGCAATAAACCCCGCTGCAGTAAATCCAGCCAGATTCAGCTGTTCAAACAAAGCCCTACCTGATGAGTGCTGTAAacagtgcagaaaatgcaaagTAACGCCAAGACGATCCTCATTTTGTACTTGCACACAGAGATTCACCCGTCCACACCCGAGGCTACTTTCACACTGCAGCAGCGTACCACCACAGGCCGAATATACGACGAGTACTGATAGCGTTGTCGTCTTTTGCTTTTCGAATAAAGGATCGACGACACTGCTTTGGGCCGTTTATTACCATATCTGCGGCGTATGACTGTGGCGTCGATAAGAGCCTCGATAAATTACGCCACGAAATTGATTACAAGCGTGCTTGTTGGACCGGTTGGACGGGGAGATCCCATTTTGGTACTGTCATTACTCATAGGGATTGATATTGATACAGGTACATTGTGTGGGAGTCATTATCTGGAGCTGTGGCTGCAGGAAGCGACCGTCTTGTATTAATTATCAGCTGTGATTGTTTCACGTGTGAATTAGCTGCTAATCAATCTTCCGGTACCGTTTAGGTTGTTGCTGAGCGCGTGGAGGTGAATGAAcaaaatatgtttgtttttctgtttttgttcaaatataACTGTCTTCTTTCAACCAGgattgtaaaattgtcaaactcTCAATTCTTAGCGACTATAATTATCATGCCCGAAAACTCATGTCTCAAAAATCGCTGCCGCTTTTTCATCTTGATGCTTTCAGCGCCGAATATATTGAACAATAATTTATTTGTATATTTAAACACTCGCGAttgagtatttcattttttctcTCATTTCTACAATCACAGTCATCCCCTCTCAATTGTGTTCAACCAGGttcaaccacaaaagccgccacaaaactaATTTAGCCAGCGCAGTATAACGGGACGTAAAGCGTGGTCTGAGAGAACGAAAAACTCAGTAGTGAGAGCGCGTGGAAGAGGAAATGAGAAGGAGTGAGAGAAAGAGAACGCCGCAAGCTATAGTAACGATCGCTGTCTGATGTTTTGGTGCGGAAATTATCAAATGATAGTGTTACGATACCGAGTAATGCGAGGTGTTTACCGTAACAAGTAACTTTTATTAGATCAAGTATAATTATAAGTAATTACAGACTGATCGCACTTCTTCAGCCGGCGCGGGTGCAAGAGAGAATGGAAGACTCTGCACGGCTGATAGATGTTGATGCTGTCACGAAGACAGTTCGCAGTCGGGTGCGAATAGGGTCGCATCCCAACAGATAGTATTTTTCTTTCACTCAATGGCAACACTGAGTGGTTCTCtacttttatttgtattttttatttggatgaaactttgtcaatgcattgtcaaaagaagtcattttgaatCTCAAGTTTttctatacaagtctccatacaattttggggtaTGAATATATAAAATAGGtatgtaaatttatgaaattctctTTCTTGAGATGGGATGttcggatcgatttggtgttcttcgaaaatactcagattttcaaaatatgatatgggtatcaaacgaagcgaaattttgtctgcattttcattttattagagtttttcttttgatgaaaaactaaaattttcacaaaattccgttttttcgaaaatactccaatttttattattcgcaatatgggtatcaaaacgaagcaaaattgtgtatgcattttcactttataagtgttatttttttgataaaaaagaaataacattttcacaaaataccgaaaATACTAAAGTTTCATATTtcgcaacatgggtatcaaacgaagcgaaattttgtatgctttttcactttcttagattttttttgaaacacaaaaaaaattaccgtaatttttggaaaatactcaattttcaaaatatgcgatATGGTTATCacacgaagtgaaattttgcatgcttcatacatacattcaaattttgtatgtttcatataattttttgctgcgtttgatacccgtattgaaaagtatggaaatttgagaattttcatgcattcaaaatttcgcttcgtatgataccagtgttgcaaattgttaaaatttgagtatcttgaaaaaatacggtactttgtgaaaattttcgttctttaaaaaaataataaagtgaaaatgcataaaaaaatttgcttcgtttgatacccttattgcaaatttggaaaaattgagtattttcgaaaaaaaaaaacatattttgtgaaacttttagtGTTTCCGAAAACTCTAATAATGTGAATATGCATAACAAATTTCGCTTAGTTTTATAgccatgttgcaaattatgaaaattagagTATTGTCGAAGAAATacagcattttgtgaaaattttagttctttaaaaaaaaaatctcttatgTTGTAAAaatcccatattgcaaatttgtaaaaattgagttttttttttaaaaatgcgatattttgtgaaaatttaagtattttcataaaaaactctaataatgtgaaaatgcataacaaatttgaacccatgttgcaaattatgaaaatattttgtgttgttgcaaattatgaaagtattttgtgaaaattttagttttttgtaaaaataactc harbors:
- the LOC120419165 gene encoding vanin-like protein 1 isoform X2, translated to MRIVLALLCIFCTVYSTHQLSSPEDDHYWAGVVEFSSKDKWTTTDSPGTYVARTLAKYKEIINSPDADPLDILVFPESTANAIETASFVPDPAEKVAPCNNLRYEPILRDLSCLAGTKQLYLVVNVVEKASCPENGDERPCASDGLNHFNTNVVFDHRGIVIARYRKFNLFGEAGINTTVSAGHVTFETDFGVTFGTFICFDLMFDEPALKLVRSGITDIIFPTMWFSELPFLTGVQIQQAWAYKNNVNLLAAGASNPEVGSTGTGVYAGKRGRIVSVMNHLAETKLYVASVPKIDRPQAEIKKQPTIKYTAAQMDNLKLKRDQIDGYRTMDLPLQKTDTYAASLCQNRLCCNFTIDYDLAGPVTTQPFYRYKMAILDGKRTFDGFADGFITACAIFACTGTTLDTCATRFEHGANTVPMFVFNSIELTGTFPGGEEVFLLPNSVDTSILPLEVDEIDYSEENITKDGKPFVEITHKLVKPRSDLYSFAIWGRKFVQDQDPNAAVPVSIGSTLERHHHQEL
- the LOC120419165 gene encoding vanin-like protein 1 isoform X1, whose translation is MRIVLALLCIFCTVYSTHQLSSPEDDHYWAGVVEFSSKDKWTTTDSPGTYVARTLAKYKEIINSPDADPLDILVFPESTANAIETASFVPDPAEKVAPCNNLRYEPILRDLSCLAGTKQLYLVVNVVEKASCPENGDERPCASDGLNHFNTNVVFDHRGIVIARYRKFNLFGEAGINTTVSAGHVTFETDFGVTFGTFICFDLMFDEPALKLVRSGITDIIFPTMWFSELPFLTGVQIQQAWAYKNNVNLLAAGASNPEVGSTGTGVYAGKRGRIVSVMNHLAETKLYVASVPKIDRPQAEIKKQPTIKYTAAQMDNLKLKRDQIDGYRTMDLPLQKTDTYAASLCQNRLCCNFTIDYDLAGPVTTQPFYRYKMAILDGKRTFDGFADGFITACAIFACTGTTLDTCATRFEHGANTVPMFVFNSIELTGTFPGGEEVFLLPNSVDTSILPLEVDEIDYSEENITKDGKPFVEITHKLVKPRSDLYSFAIWGRKFVQDQDPNAAVPVSIGSTLLVLVAAVCSIILK